The Triticum aestivum cultivar Chinese Spring chromosome 5A, IWGSC CS RefSeq v2.1, whole genome shotgun sequence genomic sequence cccccggacccctccggtggtcccggtacactaccggtgatgcccggaacactttcggtggccaaaaccatacttcctatatatcaatctttacctccggaccattccggaactcctcgtgacgtccgggatctcatccgggactccgaacaacatttggtaaccgcgcacatactttccctataaccctagcgtcatcgaaccttaagtgtgtagaccctacgggctcgggagtcatgcagacatggccgagacaactctccggtcaataaccaacagcgggatctggatacccatgttggctcccacatgctccacgatgatctcatcggatgaaccacgatgtcaaggattcaatcaatcccgtatacaattccctttgtctagcggtacgatacttgcccgagattcgatcgtcggtatcccgataccttgttcaatctcgttaccagcaagtctctttactcgttccgtaacacatcatcccgtgatcaactccttggtcacattgtgcacattatgatgatgtcctaccgagtgggcccagagatacctctccgtttacacagagtgacaaatcccagtctcgattcgtgccaacccaacatacactttcggagatacctgtagtgtacctttatagccatccagttacgttgtgacgtttggcacacccaaagcactcctatggtatccgagagttgcacaatctcatggtctaaggaaatgatacttgacattagaaaagctttagcatacgaactacacgatcttgtgctaggcttaagattgggtcttgtccatcacatcattctcctaatgatgtgatcccgttatcaacgacatccaatgtccatggtcaggaaactataaccatctatcgatcaacgagctagtcaactagaggcttactagggacatggtgttgtctatgtatccacacatgtatctgagtttcctatcaatacaattctagcatggataataaacggttatcatgaacaaggaaatataataataaccaatttattattgcctctagggcatatttccaacacaaaataCACGAAGTtgtgttggctaacttttaactaaataaatcctcataaaaaagctactagattgatTTACCTATATAGAAGCAATGGGTGGTGGCCAAAGAGGTGGAAggtgtcccaaggcagcctaaaattaACCCTAGGTCGGAGAAGGCCCAtgagcccaagtggaggtgatgcaacacctttggacttgtactTTGACTCAGAATCTGCTGtaaacatcagattgtttcgtcaataTCTCCATGCTCCAGAGGAATTTGaaagtgaatccaattgggttggaaagttcacgaaagaaacattccaacaaaaaaagaatcatccaATTTAGAGTCTTGATGCAAAAGTTGTTCACGTTTTGAGTCAGTATGTTTGAGGAGTCCGAATTTGAGTTCAGAACGTGGGGTACTTGGCCTCTATCTTCTTTTGACCCAAAAATAAGGTGAGAAGACTTCTTGAGCAACACCTAATCATTTCCTTTGACGTAAGAGGACTTCTTGAACAACACCTAACCATTTCCTTTCCCTCTATCTTCACCCGTGGTTGTAGAAGTGTTAAACAATTCTACATTTAGGCATGaaataaaaataggtgaagtatttttgtcccggtaacataaataaattattgcatatatttttataagaaatcacctcacaaatatgcatgtatgcaatatttttggtcgtgtccaaggtagtcatgtcctcatcaactagAGTGTGCTTAACGAGGCTATGTGCCTCAATATTAGATTCGCGTTCCTTGAAAATGAAAGTACAAGATGTGAATTGAGCTCAAGTTGATTTGATCTCCTTCGTGATGATGCCATACAAGCCTTCTGCATCGATTTTGATATTTGTAACAACCTCTCTGATGCTATTAACATGAGAAATTTGTTAAtggtattttttttgcaaaaaggttAACTAGGCCTTGGGCCAACTGGGGTCACGGTAGAATCTATTGGAGCGAACGCTCGAGATACCCTCGAAGAAAAAAAAATCTCCTCACTATGACCCAAAGATTGTCCTCGATATTGACGGAATCTAAGGGGAGGCTAGGATGCATGAATTTGTTGCGAAAAACCCTTGCATTTCTAAGAAATCTACTAATCAAAATGCACAAACTCTACAGAAAAACTacaaagaaatgaaatgtataaaaTTCCCAAGAAATATCTTTGAGATAAACATGCCTTAAAACATCTTCGAAagtattttttttttcatttgatgGAATTAAACAAACGGAGGTCATGTAAGGATCCAAACCAACGCGACATTATAGTACCGTGTTTCAATATTTTGGTGTCTTTACAATTCTACTAATCAAATATGCCCTCAATCATGCGCGTTGTAATGTAAACTCATTGGACCGCTTTTGCACCATGTCAAGCAATTTGATTCATGTTTGGAGAAAAAAGCGTTAACTAATTTATCTCTGAAACCGAAACAATGTTATTCCTTTGCACTTTTAAAGTGTGAAGATTCAGTAAGTAAACAATGTTATTCCTTTGCACTTTTAAAGTGTGAAAATTCAGTAAGTATCTAACAAATCCACCATTTCTCCATAGAAGAGATAACAGTACCAGCACCCACAAATCCAAACACCAAGACCAGCTCCAGCTGAAAAGCATCATCCCCTTCCTTCCCCCAATCCCCAGTCCCCTTCCGCTTCCCACCCACAACCCTAGCTCCCCCGAACCCATGGATCCCACCAAATccagcaccccgccgccgccccccgtcCTGGGCGCGCCCGTCGGCTACCCGCCGGGGGCGTACCCTCCTCCGCCGGGCGCCCCCGCGGCCGCCTACCCGCCGCAGCTCTACGcgccgccgggcgccgccgccgcccagcaggccgcggcgcagcagcagcagcagctgcaggTGTTCTGGGCGGAGCAGTACCGCGAGATCGAGGCCACCACCGACTTCAAGAACCACAACCTCCCGCTGGCCCGGATCAAGAAGATCATGAAGGCCGACGAGGACGTGCGCATGATCGCCGCCGAGGCCCCCGTCGTCTTCGCCCGCGCCTGCGAGATGTTCATCCTCGAGCTCACCCACCGCGGCTGGGCGCACGCCGAGGAGAACAAGCGCCGCACGCTCCAGAAGTCGGACATTGCGGCCGCCATCGCCCGCACCGAGGTCTTCGACTTCCTCGTGGACATCGTGCCCCGGGACGACGCCAAGGACGCCGaggcggccgccgccgcggccatggCCACGGCGGCGGCCGGGATCCCGCGCCCGGCCGCCGGCGTGCCTGCCACCGACCCGAGTATGGCATACTACTATGTCCCCCAGCAGTAATGTATCATCGATCTAATCTTGCGCATTTCTAATCGGAGAATGTGTTGTTGTTCTGTGACTGTCCTTGGTGCTGTTGTTGCTGCGGCGTAATAAGATTTATGGGCCTCCCCTGAGCTTATGAATTGAGCTGTTCGGTTCTAGTATGTATTACAGTAGGATTGTTGTAATTGGGGAGGCCGTATGATTGCTTCAGTAGTGCATGACTAACTGGCCACCCAGTGTAATCTGATGACTATTATCCGGTGCCTCCCATGGTTACTATGTATTTATGTTCTTTATTTTCGCCTTGCATTAGTTTTGTTGTTGTTCTATGATAGTATTGTGCTGTGATTACTCCATATTAGAGGCCTGTTCGGCATCCCTCCAACTCCACGCTCTCGCTCCGGGAGTTGGTGGAGTTGAAGGTAAAAAGTAGGGAGCGGGGGAACAGGTGCTCTGCAGATCCTAGAATTTCAAGCAAGGCTTGTTGTAATTAGGCCTTTGaagcaatatgtggaaactttgATAAACTGATTGTAATATTTGACCGACATAGGATCTTGCTTCATATTGGTGTGATAGTAAGATTATTGTGGATAGCTAGTGTTCTCTCTATGTTTATTTTCAAGCAAGATTTTGCTATGAAACATTGAAACTCATAATGCTAGAAGTATAGCATCCTGCATGCTTTGTATAATATCGATGACAGGTCTCCAgctatttttctttttcagaattcAGTTGATCAGCTTTGCAACCAACATATTTATCAAAAGGTCATATTTTATACTCcgtccatcccaaaataagtgtctcaactttatactaactttagtacaaagttgtactaaagtcgaggcacttattttgagacggagggagtaacaagtAACTTTGCAATATGTCTGCAATTCTAACTGTAAATCTTCAGGGGCACTATTAGTGCAAATAACTGTTGGCTGCAATGGAGAAATTTATAATTGGAAATACATTCTGCATTTTCTGAGGTCAAAATCAACTGTTGTACTATTCTAGTGGTGGATACTCCACTGTAAATCTTCACAATTACTTCGGCATTGTTCCATTTTCACTAAATTAGAGTAACATGTCCTGTTCCACCAAGTTTGTGCAATCTTGCCGTTGCCTGATATACTAATATGATAAGTATTACAAATATGCATAGTATGTGACCAACAGTTGTTCAGCTATTTTTGTTATTGAGAATTTATTTGATTAGTTTTGCGgcttgatgaccgacatgtttaTCAAAAGGTCATATGTTTAACGAGTAGTAGCTTTGTAGTCTGTTTGCAACTCTAGTTGTACATCCCTAGCAGGACACAAGGAATTTACAACTGGATATATTATCCTAGATTTCTGAGTTCAAAGCTAACTGTTGTAATGTACTATTAGTATTAGTGTGGAGCTTTTGTGGCCTATGGCTATGGACCACTACTTTGGTATTGCTCCATTATCACTAAATTGGAGTAGTAGCATGTGTCCTCTTCCACCAAATGTGTGCAAGCTTGTAGTTGCCGATATAGTATGACTAGTAGTATTAATTATAACGGACAGTAGTTTCGTTTTTTAACTGAGCATTTCCAATAGATGATGACAAACTGCGGGTGTGCCCAAATTATTGATGTTTAGAGCATTTTGACCAAAAAACCAGCTCCAGCAGATGATGTATCACTATTTGATGATGAAGTTTTTTAGGCAGCGTCAAATTTTAAATCCAAGTGTTGCATATTTGTAGCACCACTAGCGGCTGCCCAATTATTATTTTTTACGGCTGTGGCGCAAGCCCAACCGCCAGTGTGAAGTTTCACCGCCGCTCTGCCAGTCGATCTTGGCCACCAACCACCGCCCCCACCACTCCGACGATGACCATGAACCCCGCCACCACATCTCGCCCCTCGGCGACCTCCATTGAGCTCACAACACGGCTGCCCCATCTTGTTGACGCTGATTTCCCAATCCTGCTCCTTCGATGTTGTCTGCCCGTCCTGCCGAGCTTGCGCATGGCCGCCCTGTCCCGTCGTCGTCCCCAAGCTCCCACCGCCATCCTTCTTAGTTGGCTTATGCGGTGTGCCTCTCCGCGCATAGTTTCCCGAGCTCCCGCCGCCGTCCTTAGTTGGCTTATGCTGTGTGCCTCTCCGTGCATAGTTTCGGAAGATCCCACAATAGGATGACATGGATTTTCCATGGCCTCCGCTATTCGCACACACACTAGTTGACAAGTAGGATAATTTCAATTCAACATTGACAAAGAGCGCAAAGAACAAGGAAAAGTTCATAGCATTGGAAAAACATTAAATTTTGTTACATGGTGCACTACCTGATAGCTAGTTGATAGTAACATTTCTTGCAACGATGCACCACATCTAACACTTGTTAGATCTTTTGCATCACTAGGATGCCATGAGCATGATCTAATTGCATATAGAACACCTAGATAACGTAAACAGAGAAGGATTTATGGTTCATCAGGAGTCATGGAGGTCGACATGATTGCCTGGTCATTGCAGGCGTGGTGGAGCGACGATCTAGTCGAAGTAGTCGATCTCATGGATGTCATAATCCCCTCAGGCTGCCACCGACATTGTCCTGCAACGACGACGTGTAGGCTATGTCTTCCTGTCACTGCATCACACACATTGATTGGATACGGTTTAGGAATATGGAGAGGAGAGTGAATCATACGTGAATAAATGATCGCGTGGGTAGACAGCTCTTCCCCCTATCCCTTTTATGTAGCGTTAGCGACAAGGGACCTAAACCATAAGTTGGTTTGGGTGCCCCCGATTAGGGAGCACCCGTTTGGTTCAAGGGCCACCTACATTGGTATGTGAACCNNNNNNNNNNNNNNNNNNNNNNNNNNNNNNNNNNNNNNNNNNNNNNNNNNNNNNNNNNNNNNNNNNNNNNNNNNNNNNNNNNNNNNNNNNNNNNNNNNNNNNNNNNNNNNNNNNNNNNNNNNNNNNNNNNNNNNNNNNNNNNNNNNNNNNNNNNNNNNNNNNNNNNNNNNNNNNNNNNNNNNNNNNNNNNNNNNNNNNNNNNNNNNNNNNNNNNNNNNNNNNNNNNNNNNNNNNNNNNNNNNNNNNNNNNNNNNNNNNNNNNNNNNNNNNNNNNNNNNNNNNNNNNNNNNNNNNNNNNNNNNNNNNNNNNNNAGGATATACCATTACAACAACTCAATAAACGTCATAGAACCTCAACACTTATAGCACACCCACCTATTTCGAAATGGAAAACATTCTGCTTATTGAGAGCTCTTTATTTTAATGGTCATAGTATTCCAAAATCATAAGGATCCCAGTAATCCCATGCCGACAACATGCTCATGAAAAATACATGGGTGGTAAGCCTTTTGTTAGCAGACCCACAAGGATATGTGTCGTACTTATGTGTTTAATATTAATTGTTTGATCCTGGATTCTATCTTCTACAACATGAAACTTGATGTCAATGTGCTTGGCACTAGCACTTGACTTGTTACTCGTATAGAAACCACATGTTCATTATCGCAATACAATACAAGTGGTTTAGATATGCTATCAATCACTTTAAGCCTGGGAAGGAAACTCTTTATCCATACAGCCTACCCGGTGGCCTCAAAACACGATACAAATTCTTCTTGCGTCGTAGATGTAACATTTAATGTTTggttggagcttttccacgatacGGATCCTCCTACAAGTGTGAATATATAACCTGACATGAACTTTTtactattgaaagtgcaactatccctggatggttttggtaattactaacaacatatagctcattgaactaatgctatttcaagatgatcatttcaaaaagttcaatgattggcatggcatggattaggaatgtggacccctcaaaatgctaaggacacattttggctcaagctcaagactctacattttcattttagtgatccaagatcacattgagtccataggaaaagccaatactattaaaaggggatgaggtgtttcttaatggcttgcttgctcaaaatgcttagtgatatgctccaaaagccctcaaccactttctcatatctacatatgtcccaaaccaaaagtcgaactcggccctaccgatttgatctacccggcgccaccgagttcacttgacatagccactgccagaaaccctagtcactccGGTCTCactaatagggatctcggtctcaccgagatgggattgcaaactctttgtttcccttcgtaatgtttcggtccaaccaagatgagcgatcggtcccaccgagttcgcaatgcaaactctctgtttccctttcataacatttcggcccaaccgaaatgagcaaatcagtcccatcgagtttgcttgaccaactctctatttgcaaattacagaaatcggtcctaccgagtttatgtgatcggtctcaccgagattacgttatgccctaaccctaatgaaatcggtcctaccgagttgacatgttagtcccaccgaaaatcctaacgttcacattttgaactaaatcggtcagactgagtttcatgattcggtcccaccgagtttggtgatttgtgtgtaacggttagattttgtgtggaggctatatatacctctccacccTTCCGTCATTAGTAAGGAGAGTCATCAGAacttgcctacacttccaacatgcattttctgagagagaaccacttactcatgtgttgagaccaagatattccaatccaaccataagaatcttgatctctagccttccccaagttgcttccactcaaatcatctttccaccaaatccaaatctatgagagagagttgagtgttggggagactatcatttgaagcacaagagcaaggagttcatcatcaacacaccatctattaccttttggagaatggtgtctcctagattggttaggtgtcacttggtagcctccgacaagattgtggagttgaaccaaggagtttgtaagggcaaggagatcgcctacttcgtgaagatctacccaagtgaggcaagtccttcgtgagcgatggccatggtgggatagacaaggttgcttcttcgtggacccttcgtgggtggagccctccgtggactcgcgcaaccgttacccttcatgggttgaagtctccatcaacgtggatgtacgatagcaccacctatcggaaccacgccaaaaatctccatgtctatattacttttgctccctccaaactcctccatttaccttcatatgcaatgttttacattttgCTGCTATattcttagacttgcatgtgtaggttgattgcttgacttgttctaatttgctaaaatcttccaaaacttaaaatt encodes the following:
- the LOC123104106 gene encoding nuclear transcription factor Y subunit C-6, producing the protein MDPTKSSTPPPPPVLGAPVGYPPGAYPPPPGAPAAAYPPQLYAPPGAAAAQQAAAQQQQQLQVFWAEQYREIEATTDFKNHNLPLARIKKIMKADEDVRMIAAEAPVVFARACEMFILELTHRGWAHAEENKRRTLQKSDIAAAIARTEVFDFLVDIVPRDDAKDAEAAAAAAMATAAAGIPRPAAGVPATDPSMAYYYVPQQ